In Mercurialis annua linkage group LG5, ddMerAnnu1.2, whole genome shotgun sequence, a single genomic region encodes these proteins:
- the LOC126682513 gene encoding uncharacterized protein LOC126682513, translating into MDCLILPVSILRKRYTSRSRLGYRSLNKDGFNDGDRPVTVVVGKEKREFLVDPFVLDESPFRVLIETVRNEKMIDFDDMKKKRIIYVDVDAILFEHMLWLMYNDCSYLFQLNIEEIIDFYAHDY; encoded by the coding sequence ATGGACTGCTTAATCTTGCCCGTGTCAATACTCCGAAAGCGTTACACTTCACGCTCCCGGCTAGGCTACCGGTCACTAAACAAAGACGGATTTAATGATGGCGACCGGCCGGTGACTGTGGTGGTTGGTAAAGAAAAAAGAGAGTTTTTGGTGGATCCATTCGTATTGGACGAAAGTCCATTTCGAGTTCTGATCGAAACGGTGAGAAATGAGaagatgattgattttgatgatatgaagaagaagaggattATATATGTGGATGTGGATGCAATTTTGTTCGAGCATATGTTGTGGCTTATGTATAATGATTGTTCATATTTGTTTCAGCTTAATATTGAGGAGATAATTGATTTTTATGCACATGATTATTAG